One window of the Zea mays cultivar B73 chromosome 3, Zm-B73-REFERENCE-NAM-5.0, whole genome shotgun sequence genome contains the following:
- the LOC100282437 gene encoding exosome complex exonuclease RRP40, protein MELRRPAPSPLVDNYVVPGDVVLDLSEMNNQTIKLGAGLRQECDTIEATSAGKLRQLKPNKYCIENSQKRYKPSVEDTVLGIVVDTKPDNFLVDIKGPNLAFLPVLSFEGGTRRNIPKFKIGTLIYARVVKANSIMNPELSCMDATGKAAKFGQLKDGYMFDTSTGMSRMLLSSPTCPVLEVLGKKLSFEIAVGLNGRVWVNAPAASTVILVSNAIMRSESLSGIKQRAMVENLLERLS, encoded by the exons ATGGAGTTGAGGAGGCCTGCGCCCTCTCCTCTCGTCGACAACTACGTG GTACCTGGTGATGTCGTCCTGGACCTCTCCGAGATGAACAACCAGACCATTAAACTCGGCGCGGGCCTGCGTCAG GAGTGTGACACCATCGAGGCGACTAGTGCTGGGAAGTTGCGGCAGTTGAAACCCAACAAGTATTGTATTGAAAACTCCCAGAAGCGG TATAAACCTTCTGTAGAAGATACCGTTCTTGGTATTGTGGTCGACACCAAACCAGAC AACTTTTTGGTAGACATAAAGGGTCCTAATTTGGCCTTTCTACCAGTACTTTCATTTGAAGGCGGTACAAGGAGAAACATACCCAAGTTCAAG ATTGGTACATTAATATATGCTCGAGTGGTGAAAGCAAATAGTATCATGAATCCCGAGCTCTCATGCATGGATG CTACTGGGAAAGCTGCCAAATTTGGACAGCTGAAAGATGGTTATATGTTCGACACATCAACTGGCATGTCACGAAT GTTGTTAAGTTCCCCAACGTGTCCAGTTCTGGAGGTCCTTGGGAAAAAACTGTCGTTTGAGATTGCTGTTGGACTCAATGGTCGAGTCTGG GTGAATGCTCCTGCAGCAAGTACTGTCATTCTTGTATCAAATGCAATTATGAGGTCAGAATCTTTGAGCGGCATAAAACAAAGAGCTATGGTAGAAAATCTATTGGAGAGATTGTCATGA